A segment of the Fusarium oxysporum f. sp. lycopersici 4287 chromosome 4, whole genome shotgun sequence genome:
GCGATGTCTCAAACGACCTGAGGCAACAAACAAAACAACATAAAAACCATgctttcctcttctccctGTCCTTTTCGTATCGTTTATCGGTATGGTGAGTCGGCGCGGATAGCAGCTGCAAGCTCAGGCTCCCACTTGTCTCCGTTGGAGAGAAGCTTCTCTGTTGAACAGTTAGTAATGATCTCGGAAATTCGACCTGGGCAGATTGTGGAGGTGGTGGGATACGCACCCTTGTTGTAAAGAAGCTCTTCTCGGGTCTCGGTGGCGTACTCGGCGTTGGGCGACTCAACGATAGCGTCGACGGGGCAGGACTCCTGGCAGAAGCCGCAATAAATGCACTTGGTCATGTCGATATCGTACTTGGTTGTTCGGCGGGATCCGTCAGCTCGCTCCTCAGCCTCGATAGTAATGGCCTGGGCGGGGCAGATCTGTTAATTCATGTCAGCAACTTAGCTGCTACTTGAGATATGTGGTATCGTACAGCCTCGCAAAGCTTGCAGGCAATGCATCGCTCTTCACCGGAGGGGTATCGTCGAAGGGCGTGCTCGCCACGGAATCGAGGAGAAATAGGGCCCTGATTGGGTCAGTTATTTGCGAATATAGCTTCGTTCGACGTCTTATACCTTCTCGAAGGGGTAGTAAATTGTGTAACTAATCCCTCGTCAGTTCAATTCCCCTCCCTCAATATCCAGGTTCTTTATAACATACGGTGGTCGGAAGAACTGCTCAAGCAGAACATACATTCCCCTCGCCATCTCCGTCATAAGGAAAAACTTTCCCACGCGGTCAAGGGTG
Coding sequences within it:
- a CDS encoding NADH-ubiquinone oxidoreductase 23 kDa subunit, mitochondrial, which gives rise to MAHALIARRQLASATSSRASILGLVQQRSYATPHGPPPANFRTSKPVQWTWDRESTLDRVGKFFLMTEMARGMYVLLEQFFRPPYTIYYPFEKGPISPRFRGEHALRRYPSGEERCIACKLCEAICPAQAITIEAEERADGSRRTTKYDIDMTKCIYCGFCQESCPVDAIVESPNAEYATETREELLYNKEKLLSNGDKWEPELAAAIRADSPYR